One Vespa crabro chromosome 1, iyVesCrab1.2, whole genome shotgun sequence genomic region harbors:
- the LOC124429138 gene encoding probable phospholipid hydroperoxide glutathione peroxidase isoform X1 yields the protein MHAIKKLALLPRAFPLLIRSVTAVDTMNGNQDYKSAKSIYDFTANSIKGEEVPLSKYKDHVCLIVNVASKCGLTATNYKELNELYDEYGESKGLRILAFPCNQFNGQEPGNSEEICSFADKQKVKFDLFEKIDVNGDNTHPLWKYLKKEQGGTFGNFIKWNFTKFIVNKEGQVVERHGPNVDPSKLKENLEKYF from the exons ATGCACGCGATAAAAAAACTCGCATTGCTACCAAGGGCATTTCCACTTCTCATTCGATCCGTAACAG ccgTTGATACGATGAACGGAAATCAGGATTATAAGTCGGCCAAATCGATTTATGATTTCACGGCTAATTCTATTAAAGGCGAAGAAGTTCCTTTGTCGAA ATACAAGGATCACGTATGCCTGATCGTAAACGTTGCCTCGAAATGTGGACTCACTGCGACGAACTATAAGGAACTGAATGAACTCTATGATGAGTATGGAGAATCCAAAG gtTTACGCATCCTGGCTTTTCCATGTAATCAATTTAATGGCCAGGAACCTGGCAACAGTGAAGAAATTTGCAGTTTCGCCGATAAACAAAAG GTGAAATTCGATTTGTTCGAAAAAATCGACGTTAATGGTGATAATACTCATCCTTTatggaaatatttgaaaaaggaaCAAGGTGGTACTTTCGGGAATTTTATCAAATGGAATTTCACAAAGTTCATCGTTAACAAAGAAGGACAAGTCGTCGAACGTCATGGTCCTAACGTAGATCCTAGCAAATTGAAGGAAAATctcgagaaatatttttaa